From Myxococcaceae bacterium JPH2, the proteins below share one genomic window:
- a CDS encoding DUF4123 domain-containing protein, giving the protein MSEASSQVDSIIEALWQPRDTGGPSEVYAILDAARDPAILPFVAGKGVRHECLYEGPVPRELLEVAPYLVPLQRESPFTRELLERAWGNSWGLFLMTSEDLPTVRRHLRRFLKVKDEQGRRLYFRYYDPRVMRVYLPTCNEDERQFVFGPLHAWGMESQEGTALLRYSLGDNSEMHAQTEQLAGR; this is encoded by the coding sequence GTGAGCGAGGCCAGCTCGCAGGTCGACTCCATCATCGAGGCCTTGTGGCAGCCGCGCGATACCGGCGGTCCATCGGAGGTCTACGCCATCCTGGACGCGGCCCGGGACCCCGCCATCCTGCCGTTCGTGGCGGGCAAAGGGGTCCGCCATGAATGTCTTTACGAGGGCCCGGTGCCACGGGAGCTTCTGGAAGTCGCTCCCTACCTGGTCCCGCTTCAGCGCGAGTCTCCCTTCACGCGCGAGTTGTTGGAGCGAGCCTGGGGCAATTCCTGGGGGCTGTTCTTGATGACCTCGGAGGACCTGCCCACGGTGCGCAGGCACTTGCGCCGGTTCCTCAAGGTGAAGGACGAGCAGGGGCGGCGTCTGTATTTCCGCTACTACGATCCGCGCGTCATGCGGGTGTACCTCCCCACCTGCAACGAGGATGAACGCCAGTTTGTCTTTGGCCCCCTCCACGCCTGGGGCATGGAGAGTCAGGAGGGGACCGCATTGCTGCGCTACAGCCTCGGAGACAACTCCGAGATGCACGCGCAGACCGAGCAGCTCGCAGGGCGCTAA
- a CDS encoding peptidoglycan-binding protein → MTAQNDPAVAPCPLQKRPGQVEVVVVDDQETPLANVALELAKRTEEEAVCLRTDEHGVAVFKGLDEGRYRLRLVDVEPALWRVLGQLPLPKREGTKAPAWGPLSKPQSLTWTCEGTESVGVLAARLGVQPSRLRDAQSGQALASEVPPAAGTRVAVSHFNREWAEVDTGYRQVVHRIGIPLALVLTLRDGTHRPRVRQPYLLKVWLDDEEELPAREGVTDAEGRVAEVLPERAVRGELTVSPGKQDERKVTLRFAALRPTSEPDGLQERLENLGFSCGGEHGELGPKTRRAIEWFQYALGIPPSGDADDATCAALGLLHRS, encoded by the coding sequence ATGACGGCACAGAACGACCCAGCGGTTGCGCCCTGCCCGCTCCAGAAGCGCCCCGGACAGGTAGAGGTCGTCGTCGTCGACGACCAGGAGACCCCGCTCGCCAACGTGGCGCTGGAGTTGGCCAAGCGCACCGAGGAAGAAGCGGTGTGCCTGCGCACGGATGAGCACGGCGTGGCCGTGTTCAAAGGACTGGATGAGGGGCGCTACCGTCTGCGTCTGGTCGACGTGGAGCCCGCGCTGTGGCGCGTGCTTGGCCAGCTGCCCCTCCCGAAGCGCGAGGGGACCAAGGCTCCGGCGTGGGGCCCCCTCTCGAAGCCGCAATCCCTCACGTGGACCTGCGAGGGAACGGAGTCCGTGGGCGTGCTGGCCGCTCGACTGGGGGTGCAGCCGTCTCGACTGAGAGATGCCCAGAGCGGCCAAGCCCTCGCGTCCGAGGTCCCTCCCGCGGCGGGCACACGCGTCGCAGTGAGCCACTTCAACCGGGAGTGGGCGGAGGTGGACACCGGCTACCGACAGGTGGTCCACCGCATCGGGATTCCCCTGGCCTTGGTGCTGACGCTTCGTGACGGCACGCACCGGCCTCGCGTGCGTCAGCCCTACCTGTTGAAGGTGTGGCTGGATGACGAGGAGGAGCTGCCCGCGCGAGAGGGAGTGACCGACGCGGAAGGCCGTGTCGCGGAGGTCTTGCCAGAGCGCGCCGTGCGCGGCGAGCTGACCGTGTCGCCCGGGAAGCAAGACGAGCGCAAGGTGACGCTGCGCTTCGCGGCCCTGCGCCCCACGAGTGAGCCCGACGGATTGCAGGAGCGGTTGGAGAACCTGGGCTTCTCCTGCGGAGGCGAGCACGGCGAGCTGGGGCCGAAGACTCGCCGCGCCATCGAGTGGTTCCAGTACGCGCTCGGGATTCCCCCGAGCGGCGACGCGGACGATGCGACGTGCGCCGCGTTGGGTCTGCTGCATCGCTCGTAG